A genomic segment from Juglans regia cultivar Chandler chromosome 14, Walnut 2.0, whole genome shotgun sequence encodes:
- the LOC108990094 gene encoding fasciclin-like arabinogalactan protein 12 encodes MMTKPGVFSLSILLLFHFHVINTSAQPTAAPVQSTTVPTPPANAPAKPATPPSTPATPPTSLAKPPIQSAKAPAQSVQVPIQKGSIDVTKILAKAHGYSVLIRLLKSTGLAAQLYGQLNNSNNGFTIFAPTDTAFSNLKPGTINSLSDLQKTQLIQFHILNSVIGLSNFQTLSNPVPTEAGDTSAGEFPLNVTTAGNQVNISTGLVNTTMGGTIYMDNHLAIYRVDSVLLPLDIFSPKPKKAAAPKPALTESNTTTAAESPSGDGGATTASSSTTDTDAATVNASGAVSLSTNKLLMPIGVVVVAFFVAK; translated from the coding sequence ATGATGACCAAACCCGGTGTCTTTTCCCTCTCAATTCTACTTCTTTTTCACTTCCATGTTATTAACACTTCAGCACAGCCCACCGCGGCTCCAGTCCAATCCACCACGGTTCCAACTCCACCTGCCAATGCTCCAGCCAAGCCGGCCACGCCCCCAAGCACTCCTGCCACGCCTCCCACCTCACTTGCCAAGCCTCCAATCCAATCTGCCAAGGCGCCTGCCCAGTCTGTCCAAGTACCTATACAAAAAGGCTCTATTGACGTCACAAAAATCCTTGCAAAGGCACACGGCTACTCAGTCCTTATCCGCCTCTTAAAAAGCACTGGATTGGCTGCGCAACTATACGGGCAACTCAACAATTCGAACAATGGCTTTACCATCTTTGCACCTACGGATACAGCATTTTCGAATCTCAAACCAGGCACTATAAACTCTCTATCTGACCTACAAAAGACCCAGCTAATACAATTTCACATCTTGAACTCCGTGATTGGTCTGTCCAACTTCCAAACTCTAAGCAATCCAGTGCCGACAGAGGCCGGTGATACTAGCGCCGGAGAATTCCCCCTAAATGTGACCACAGCCGGCAACCAAGTGAACATTTCGACCGGCCTTGTGAATACCACAATGGGTGGTACAATATATATGGATAACCACCTAGCGATATATCGAGTGGACAGTGTGCTTCTTCCACTGGACATTTTTTCTCCTAAGCCTAAAAAGGCTGCTGCCCCTAAACCAGCATTGACAGAATCAAATACTACGACCGCTGCAGAGAGTCCATCAGGTGATGGTGGTGCTACTACTGCTTCTTCTTCTACAACGGACACCGATGCTGCCACAGTAAATGCGTCTGGTGCAGTAAGCCTCAGTACAAACAAACTTTTGATGCCCATCGGAGTTGTTGTGGTTGCATTCTTTGTGGCGAAATGA